One segment of Carya illinoinensis cultivar Pawnee chromosome 13, C.illinoinensisPawnee_v1, whole genome shotgun sequence DNA contains the following:
- the LOC122291151 gene encoding cyclin-dependent protein kinase inhibitor SMR9-like, giving the protein MAPSPTGRTRTRPTRKTRRRKHFKKRQLVQHSKINQEEASRSLPSNSSTPSCNDFSKIGDIDFDQGVHHEVPSSGCSTPKAQRFRIPEMSTCPPAPKKKRVASNCSLQRSPIPFFAPPDLELFFFFALQDISV; this is encoded by the coding sequence ATGGCTCCATCTCCAACtggaagaacaagaacaaggcCAACCAGAAagacaagaagaagaaagcatTTCAAGAAGCGGCAGCTTGTTCAGCACTCCAAGATCAATCAAGAAGAAGCATCGAGAAGTTTGCCTTCAAACTCTTCCACCCCAAGCTgcaatgatttttcaaagatcGGCGACATAGATTTTGATCAGGGCGTTCATCATGAAGTCCCCTCAAGCGGCTGCTCCACTCCAAAAGCTCAGAGATTCAGAATACCAGAGATGTCAACATGCCCACCAGCACCCAAGAAGAAAAGAGTAGCTTCGAATTGCTCCTTGCAAAGATCCCCGATTCCATTCTTTGCTCCTCCAGACTTAGagctcttctttttctttgcacTCCAAGATATTTCGGTTTGA